In Bacillus cytotoxicus NVH 391-98, the following are encoded in one genomic region:
- a CDS encoding aminoacyl-histidine dipeptidase has product MYSTLEQLTKHPVFYHFAEISKIPRGSGNEKEISDYLVKFAQDRNLEVVQDEALNVIIKKPATPGYENVPTIIIQGHMDMVCEKNEATVHDFEKDPIELRIVGDMLYAKETTLGADNGIAVAYALALLDSTDIAHPALEVVITTEEETTMGGAFAVDPKHFDGKIFINIDSEEDHKLLVSSAGGAKAVETISIIWDEAPAELETYRLYVGGLKGGHSGMEIDKQRGNANKVLGRVLYDLSNEVSFYISDIRGGLKTNAIPRESAATILFAKSDIETVEGKVEEWTRILQEELRAVDPDVHVSLTKVEEKANQVFAKETQKQLISSLFLIPNGIQSMSMDIKGLVESSTNLGVIETLQNEIKLKNEVRSSVGTLKQHITNEIKHIAELVGAQFEKESEYPEWPYNPNSPIRNLFEKVHKEKYNEDVEIYAVHAGIECSVFVQKMPELDAISFGPDIFNVHTPDEHISISSVINNWGYFIDVLRETKELVK; this is encoded by the coding sequence ATGTATTCTACTTTAGAACAATTAACGAAGCATCCTGTATTTTATCATTTTGCAGAAATTTCAAAGATTCCAAGAGGGTCTGGAAATGAAAAAGAAATTAGTGATTACTTAGTGAAATTTGCACAAGATCGTAATTTAGAGGTTGTGCAAGATGAAGCGTTAAATGTCATTATAAAAAAACCAGCAACTCCTGGATATGAAAATGTGCCGACTATTATTATACAAGGGCATATGGACATGGTATGTGAAAAGAATGAAGCAACTGTTCATGATTTTGAAAAAGATCCGATTGAGCTTAGAATTGTTGGTGATATGCTATATGCAAAGGAAACGACTTTAGGTGCAGATAATGGCATTGCCGTTGCATATGCATTAGCATTATTAGATTCAACAGATATTGCTCATCCTGCCCTTGAAGTTGTTATTACAACAGAGGAAGAAACAACAATGGGCGGTGCTTTTGCTGTTGATCCAAAACATTTTGATGGAAAGATATTTATTAATATTGATTCTGAAGAGGATCACAAACTATTAGTAAGCAGTGCTGGCGGAGCAAAAGCGGTTGAAACAATCTCTATTATTTGGGATGAAGCACCAGCAGAATTAGAGACATATCGTCTATATGTAGGAGGGCTAAAAGGTGGCCATTCTGGTATGGAAATTGATAAGCAACGTGGGAATGCGAATAAAGTATTAGGACGAGTTCTTTATGATTTATCGAATGAAGTGTCATTTTATATAAGTGATATTCGCGGTGGATTAAAAACAAATGCCATTCCGCGTGAAAGTGCGGCAACAATTTTATTCGCTAAAAGCGATATAGAAACAGTAGAAGGGAAAGTAGAAGAGTGGACGCGTATTCTACAAGAAGAGCTACGCGCTGTAGACCCAGATGTACATGTTTCCCTAACAAAAGTGGAAGAAAAAGCAAATCAAGTATTTGCAAAGGAAACGCAAAAACAACTTATTTCTTCTTTATTCTTAATCCCAAATGGTATTCAAAGCATGAGTATGGATATTAAAGGACTTGTTGAAAGCTCGACAAACCTAGGAGTGATTGAAACATTACAGAATGAAATTAAATTAAAAAATGAAGTGAGAAGTTCTGTAGGGACTTTAAAACAGCATATTACAAATGAGATTAAGCACATTGCAGAGTTAGTTGGTGCACAATTCGAGAAAGAATCTGAATATCCAGAATGGCCATACAATCCAAACTCTCCAATTCGCAATCTGTTTGAAAAAGTGCATAAAGAAAAATATAACGAAGATGTTGAAATTTATGCAGTGCATGCTGGTATTGAGTGCAGTGTATTTGTGCAAAAAATGCCAGAACTAGATGCGATTTCATTTGGCCCTGATATTTTTAATGTTCATACACCAGACGAACATATTAGCATTTCATCTGTTATAAATAACTGGGGTTACTTTATTGACGTGCTAAGAGAAACAAAAGAGCTAGTGAAATAA
- a CDS encoding acyl-CoA dehydrogenase, which yields MEFTLTREKQMIKEMVRDFAEKEIAPKAVYHDKTAEFPYETFQKMGELGLLGIPFPEEYGGSGGDTLSYVLAVEEIGRACGGTGLSYAATISLGASPIYYFGTEEQKQKYLVPMASGKTLGAFGLTEPNAGSDAGGTQTKAILDGDEYVINGEKCWITNAEYANTIIVTAVNGVDENGRKRISAFIVPTISEGLTISSPYDKMGVRASNTCEIVLEDVRVPRENILGDVNKGFKQFLYTLDGGRISIAALAVGIAQSAFERALQYAKERKQFGKAISNFQAIQFKLADMATEIELARNLVHKAAWLKDHDKPFGKEAAMAKLFASEAASRISNQAVQIHGGYGYMREYEVERHIRDAKLLEIGEGTSEVQRLVIARHLGCR from the coding sequence ATGGAATTTACTCTAACTCGCGAAAAACAAATGATTAAAGAAATGGTACGTGATTTTGCTGAAAAGGAAATTGCTCCGAAGGCTGTTTACCATGATAAGACAGCAGAATTTCCATATGAAACATTTCAAAAAATGGGCGAACTAGGTTTGCTAGGCATCCCATTCCCAGAGGAGTATGGTGGTTCTGGTGGTGATACATTATCATACGTATTAGCCGTTGAAGAAATTGGCCGAGCTTGTGGTGGTACAGGTTTAAGTTATGCTGCAACAATTTCGTTAGGTGCTTCGCCGATTTATTACTTCGGTACGGAAGAACAAAAGCAAAAATATTTAGTTCCGATGGCATCAGGGAAAACATTGGGTGCTTTTGGATTAACGGAACCGAATGCGGGATCAGATGCAGGTGGAACACAAACAAAAGCGATTTTAGATGGCGATGAATATGTGATTAACGGTGAGAAATGTTGGATTACAAACGCGGAATACGCAAACACAATTATTGTAACCGCTGTCAACGGTGTTGATGAGAACGGTAGAAAACGTATTTCTGCATTCATTGTGCCAACGATTAGTGAAGGACTAACTATTTCAAGCCCTTACGATAAGATGGGGGTTCGCGCATCTAACACTTGTGAAATTGTATTAGAGGACGTACGTGTACCGAGGGAAAATATACTCGGTGATGTGAATAAAGGCTTTAAACAATTCTTATATACACTTGATGGAGGTCGTATCTCGATAGCAGCATTAGCTGTAGGGATTGCACAGTCTGCATTTGAACGTGCACTTCAATATGCAAAAGAGCGTAAGCAATTCGGGAAAGCAATTTCGAATTTTCAAGCGATTCAATTTAAGCTAGCTGATATGGCGACTGAAATAGAGTTAGCGCGAAATTTAGTACATAAAGCAGCTTGGTTAAAAGATCATGATAAACCTTTCGGCAAAGAAGCGGCTATGGCCAAATTGTTTGCATCTGAAGCGGCAAGTCGTATTTCAAATCAAGCAGTACAAATTCATGGTGGATATGGATATATGCGTGAATATGAGGTAGAACGACATATACGTGATGCAAAGCTATTGGAAATTGGTGAAGGGACTTCTGAAGTTCAACGTCTCGTAATTGCTAGACATTTAGGATGCAGATAA
- a CDS encoding acetyl-CoA carboxylase biotin carboxylase subunit, with protein sequence MFQKILIANRGEIAVRIIKTCQKLGIQTVAIYSEADENALHVKLADEAYVVGGPRVQESYLNLEKIIEIAKKTNTEAIHPGYGLLSENPSLAIRCKEEGIAFIGPSDEIIAKMGSKIESRLAMQEANVPVVPGITTNIETAEEALEIAKQIGYPLMLKASAGGGGIGMQLMETEQTLTKAFESNKTRAQNFFGNGEMYLERYIADAHHIEIQILADTHGNTVYLWERECSVQRRNQKVIEEAPSPFLDEKTRKKMGEVAVQAAKALGYTNAGTVEFLVDDQKNFYFLEMNTRLQVEHPVTEEITGLDLVEEQIRIAYGEKLSFTQEEINRNGHAIEARIYAEDPKTFFPSPGTITNVTLPTHVRIDHFLENNVTITPFYDPMIAKIIAHGETRDEAIVKLQNALQELKVEGIKTNTPMLLQVLEDEVFQSGVYTTGFVAKQLVKK encoded by the coding sequence ATGTTTCAAAAAATATTAATTGCAAATCGTGGAGAAATTGCAGTCCGTATTATAAAAACATGTCAAAAACTTGGTATTCAAACCGTTGCGATTTATTCAGAAGCAGATGAAAATGCACTTCATGTCAAATTAGCAGATGAAGCGTACGTAGTAGGTGGGCCACGTGTTCAAGAAAGCTACTTAAACTTAGAAAAGATTATAGAGATCGCCAAGAAAACAAATACTGAAGCCATTCATCCAGGGTATGGATTATTATCAGAAAACCCATCCTTAGCTATTCGGTGTAAAGAAGAAGGAATTGCATTTATCGGACCTTCTGACGAAATCATTGCCAAGATGGGAAGTAAAATCGAATCTCGTTTGGCAATGCAAGAAGCAAATGTTCCAGTTGTACCTGGGATTACAACAAATATCGAAACGGCTGAAGAAGCACTTGAAATTGCAAAACAAATCGGTTATCCGTTAATGCTGAAGGCATCCGCTGGAGGCGGAGGCATTGGAATGCAGTTGATGGAAACTGAGCAAACGCTCACCAAGGCGTTTGAAAGTAATAAAACAAGGGCTCAAAATTTCTTTGGAAACGGTGAAATGTATTTAGAGCGCTATATTGCAGACGCACATCATATTGAGATTCAAATTCTTGCCGATACACATGGGAATACAGTGTATTTATGGGAGCGTGAATGTTCTGTCCAGCGCCGAAATCAAAAAGTAATAGAGGAGGCACCTTCTCCGTTTTTAGATGAAAAAACGCGCAAAAAAATGGGAGAAGTTGCTGTACAAGCAGCGAAAGCGCTCGGTTATACAAACGCTGGTACAGTTGAATTTCTTGTCGATGATCAAAAGAACTTTTATTTCTTGGAAATGAATACGAGATTGCAAGTAGAACACCCAGTAACAGAGGAGATTACAGGATTGGATCTCGTTGAAGAACAGATTCGCATTGCCTATGGCGAGAAACTATCCTTTACGCAGGAAGAAATAAATCGCAATGGTCATGCTATTGAAGCGCGTATTTATGCAGAAGATCCAAAGACGTTCTTCCCATCACCAGGAACAATTACGAATGTAACGTTACCAACTCATGTGCGCATCGATCACTTTTTAGAAAATAATGTAACAATTACACCTTTTTATGATCCGATGATTGCGAAAATCATTGCACATGGTGAGACGCGTGATGAAGCAATTGTAAAATTACAAAATGCGCTGCAAGAATTGAAAGTAGAAGGGATTAAAACGAATACACCGATGTTACTCCAAGTGTTAGAAGATGAAGTATTTCAAAGCGGAGTATATACAACTGGATTTGTAGCAAAACAACTTGTGAAAAAATAA
- a CDS encoding acetyl-CoA carboxylase biotin carboxyl carrier protein subunit encodes MMTKVYASMAGNVWKIVVGVGDPVEEEQDVVILESMKMEIPIVSEEAGTVMKIHVQEGDFVNEGDVLVEIE; translated from the coding sequence ATGATGACAAAAGTATATGCATCGATGGCAGGTAATGTTTGGAAGATTGTAGTGGGAGTAGGAGATCCGGTAGAGGAAGAACAAGATGTCGTCATTTTAGAATCTATGAAAATGGAAATTCCAATCGTTTCAGAAGAAGCTGGAACAGTTATGAAAATACATGTTCAAGAAGGTGATTTTGTTAATGAGGGAGATGTATTAGTAGAAATTGAATAG
- a CDS encoding hydroxymethylglutaryl-CoA lyase, whose amino-acid sequence MKLPNFAVIKEVGPRDGLQNEKKIIGTKDKVTWIQLLTEAGLSYIEVSSFVHPKWVPALADASDVFRELKRESNVTYAALVPNQNGLERALLQDVDEVNVFLSASESHNKSNINKSMKEAVAVIKDITKKAEFAGKKVRGYVSTVFGCPYEGNVSIEAIDELCNQLFSYGIYEISLGDTIGVANPLQVEQVLEHLLKKYDASQFAMHFHNTYGMALANVVKSLEYGITTFDSSCGGLGGCPYAPGASGNVATDDLVHMLHKLGVQTNINEEKLWKASQFIQNKLNIQLPSHVYKALQHKTISR is encoded by the coding sequence TTGAAATTACCTAATTTTGCTGTCATTAAGGAAGTTGGGCCAAGAGATGGCCTACAAAATGAAAAAAAGATCATTGGCACAAAAGATAAAGTAACATGGATTCAATTACTAACAGAAGCAGGATTATCATACATTGAAGTTTCCTCTTTTGTTCACCCAAAGTGGGTTCCTGCTTTAGCTGATGCAAGTGATGTATTTAGAGAGCTAAAGAGGGAATCAAATGTGACATATGCTGCGCTTGTTCCAAATCAAAATGGTTTGGAACGAGCTCTTTTGCAAGATGTTGATGAGGTGAATGTCTTTTTATCAGCAAGTGAATCTCATAATAAAAGTAATATTAATAAATCTATGAAAGAAGCAGTAGCAGTCATAAAAGATATTACGAAAAAAGCTGAGTTTGCTGGTAAAAAAGTGAGAGGGTATGTGTCTACTGTATTTGGTTGCCCATATGAAGGAAATGTAAGTATAGAAGCAATAGATGAATTATGCAACCAACTCTTTTCATATGGTATTTATGAAATCTCGCTAGGAGATACAATCGGTGTAGCGAATCCCCTTCAAGTAGAACAAGTATTAGAGCATTTATTAAAAAAGTATGATGCTTCTCAGTTTGCTATGCATTTTCATAATACGTATGGAATGGCACTTGCAAATGTTGTGAAATCTTTAGAATACGGAATTACAACCTTTGATAGTTCGTGCGGTGGTTTAGGTGGCTGCCCTTATGCACCAGGAGCTTCAGGAAATGTTGCAACAGATGACCTCGTGCATATGCTTCATAAGTTAGGTGTACAAACAAATATAAATGAAGAAAAGTTATGGAAAGCTAGTCAATTCATTCAAAATAAACTAAATATTCAATTACCTAGTCATGTGTATAAAGCGCTTCAACATAAAACGATAAGTAGGTGA
- a CDS encoding enoyl-CoA hydratase produces the protein MLQLQNISVDYVTPHIVKLTLNREKQANALSLALLEELQSILTHIHEEANVRVVMITGAGEKAFCAGADLKERANMNEEQVRHAVGMIRSTMNMVEQLTQPVIAAINGIALGGGTELSLACDFRIAADSASLGLTETSLAIIPGAGGTQRLPRLIGIGRAKELIYTGRRISAQEAKEYGLVEFVVPKHSLEEKAIEMAERIASNGPIAVRLAKQAISNGIQVDLHTGLQMEKQAYEGVIQTKDRLEGLQAFKEKRKPIYKGE, from the coding sequence ATGCTACAATTACAAAACATTTCTGTTGATTATGTAACCCCACACATCGTAAAGTTGACATTAAATCGTGAAAAGCAAGCAAATGCTCTATCTTTAGCGTTATTAGAAGAATTGCAGTCGATATTAACTCATATTCATGAAGAAGCAAACGTTCGGGTTGTTATGATAACAGGTGCTGGAGAAAAAGCATTTTGTGCTGGTGCAGATTTAAAAGAGCGCGCCAATATGAATGAAGAGCAAGTACGTCATGCTGTTGGAATGATTCGCTCGACAATGAATATGGTTGAGCAGTTAACGCAACCTGTAATTGCTGCGATAAATGGCATAGCACTTGGCGGCGGAACGGAATTAAGTTTAGCATGTGATTTCAGAATTGCAGCGGATTCAGCAAGTCTTGGTCTTACGGAAACATCCCTTGCAATTATTCCAGGAGCCGGCGGGACGCAGCGTTTACCAAGATTAATTGGAATCGGTAGAGCAAAAGAATTAATATATACCGGAAGACGTATTTCAGCTCAGGAAGCAAAGGAATATGGTTTAGTAGAATTTGTTGTACCGAAACATTCTCTTGAAGAGAAAGCGATTGAAATGGCTGAGCGAATTGCTAGCAACGGCCCGATTGCGGTCCGATTAGCAAAACAAGCGATTTCAAATGGGATTCAAGTAGATTTACATACCGGATTGCAAATGGAAAAGCAAGCATATGAAGGTGTTATTCAAACGAAAGATAGATTAGAAGGGTTACAAGCATTTAAAGAAAAACGTAAACCAATCTATAAGGGGGAATAA
- a CDS encoding acyl-CoA carboxylase subunit beta, protein MLDQKQQLHSLEDRIETITQGGAPKYHEQNKAKGKLFVRERLARLFDNGEYVEDALFANCEKKDLPADGVVTATGKIHGRTVCVMANDSTVKAGSWGSRTVEKILRIQETAEKLRVPLFYLVDSAGARITDQVEMFPGRRGAGRIFYNQVKLSGKVPQICLLFGPSAAGGAYIPAFCDVVMMVEGNASMYLGSPRMAEMVIGEKVTLEEMGGARMHCSVSGCGDVLCKTEEDAISQARQYISYFPNNYLEKTPMTTPQEPKEFEKTLEQIIPENQNTPFNMKDLINRIVDEGSFFEVKKLFAQELITGLARIDGKPVGIIANQPRMKGGVLFHDSADKAAKFINLCDAYHIPLLFLADVPGFMIGTKVERAGIIRHGAKMISAMSEATVPKISIVVRKAYGAGLYAMAGPAFEPDCCLALPTASIAVMGPEAAVNAVYAKKIAALPEEERAAFIEEKREEYKQDIDIYRLASEMVIDGIVHPNDLREELKKRFDMYMSKYQIFTDRKHPVYPV, encoded by the coding sequence GTGCTAGATCAAAAACAACAGTTGCATTCATTAGAAGACCGTATTGAAACAATTACACAAGGTGGCGCACCAAAATATCACGAGCAAAATAAAGCGAAAGGAAAACTTTTTGTCAGGGAGCGTCTAGCACGATTATTTGATAATGGAGAATATGTAGAAGATGCTTTATTTGCTAATTGTGAAAAGAAAGACTTACCAGCAGATGGTGTTGTAACTGCAACAGGAAAAATACATGGTCGTACGGTATGTGTAATGGCAAATGATTCAACAGTAAAGGCTGGATCTTGGGGGTCTCGTACAGTCGAAAAGATTTTACGTATTCAAGAAACAGCTGAAAAATTACGAGTTCCTTTATTTTATCTCGTTGACTCTGCTGGTGCGCGCATTACTGATCAAGTTGAGATGTTCCCAGGGCGCCGCGGAGCAGGAAGAATTTTTTATAATCAAGTAAAGTTGTCAGGTAAAGTACCGCAAATTTGCTTACTATTTGGACCATCAGCAGCTGGTGGTGCGTACATTCCTGCATTTTGTGATGTTGTGATGATGGTGGAAGGAAATGCGTCAATGTACTTAGGGTCTCCGCGCATGGCCGAAATGGTAATTGGTGAAAAAGTAACATTAGAAGAAATGGGCGGTGCTCGTATGCATTGCTCTGTATCAGGATGTGGCGATGTTTTATGTAAAACAGAAGAAGACGCTATTTCTCAAGCAAGACAATATATTTCATACTTCCCAAATAACTACTTAGAAAAAACTCCTATGACGACACCTCAAGAGCCAAAAGAATTCGAAAAAACGTTAGAACAAATCATTCCAGAGAATCAAAATACCCCATTTAATATGAAAGATTTAATTAATCGAATTGTTGATGAAGGTTCCTTCTTTGAAGTGAAAAAACTGTTTGCACAAGAATTAATTACAGGTTTAGCACGTATTGATGGAAAGCCTGTAGGAATTATCGCAAATCAACCGCGCATGAAAGGTGGCGTGTTATTCCATGACTCTGCCGATAAAGCGGCGAAATTTATTAATTTATGTGATGCCTACCATATTCCGTTATTATTCCTCGCTGATGTGCCTGGATTTATGATTGGTACGAAAGTGGAAAGAGCTGGTATTATTCGCCATGGTGCGAAAATGATTTCGGCCATGAGCGAAGCTACGGTACCAAAAATTTCAATTGTTGTGCGAAAAGCATACGGTGCTGGGCTATATGCGATGGCGGGACCTGCATTTGAACCAGATTGTTGCTTAGCATTACCAACTGCTTCTATTGCGGTAATGGGACCAGAAGCGGCTGTGAATGCAGTTTATGCCAAAAAAATTGCAGCGTTACCAGAAGAGGAACGCGCAGCATTTATTGAAGAAAAGCGTGAAGAGTATAAACAAGATATTGACATTTATCGATTGGCATCGGAAATGGTGATTGATGGAATCGTTCATCCGAATGATTTGCGAGAAGAACTGAAGAAACGTTTTGATATGTACATGAGTAAGTATCAAATATTTACAGATCGTAAACATCCAGTTTATCCAGTATAG